A section of the Nitrospinaceae bacterium genome encodes:
- the cysS gene encoding cysteine--tRNA ligase has product MSLRVFNSLTRKKEEFVPHREDRVGMYVCGVTVYDYCHVGHARSAAVFDTIFRYLKHLGYQVAYARNFTDIDDKIIKRAKEENLPWQEVTRKYIQAFYDDMGKLNIEMPTIEPKATDHIPEMITMISSLIDNKKAYEADGDVFYSVLSFTGYGQLSGKNTDDLLSGARVEVNESKRNPLDFALWKKSKPDEPAWESPWGPGRPGWHIECSAMGTRYLGETFDIHGGGKDLIFPHHENEIAQSCGASGKAPVKYWIHNGFVNIDKEKMSKSLGNFFTLRDIYKRHHPEVLRLFLISSHYRNPIDFSEKNIEDAEKVLIRFYQAIEAAEGVLVDKKITGLEKPGPLIKKFEEAMNDDFNTAVALAHMNEELRNLNRLLIEAKNNPDALKDLKTSVAALKQAGNVLGLLFRIPKEFQAEIFQLKNKELGLDTEKIEALIAARNSARQAKDWGKADQCRDDLTAMGVVIEDTPNGTEWKIK; this is encoded by the coding sequence ATGAGCCTGCGTGTATTCAATTCATTGACCCGGAAAAAAGAGGAGTTTGTCCCCCACAGAGAAGACCGCGTGGGCATGTATGTCTGCGGCGTGACCGTTTACGATTATTGCCATGTAGGGCACGCCCGGTCCGCGGCGGTCTTTGACACCATTTTCAGATACTTGAAGCATCTTGGCTATCAAGTGGCCTATGCGCGCAATTTCACCGATATCGACGATAAAATCATCAAGCGGGCCAAGGAGGAAAACCTCCCCTGGCAGGAAGTCACCAGGAAATACATCCAGGCGTTTTATGACGACATGGGCAAACTCAATATCGAGATGCCCACCATCGAACCCAAAGCCACGGATCATATTCCCGAGATGATCACCATGATTTCATCTCTCATCGACAATAAAAAAGCTTACGAAGCCGACGGCGATGTTTTTTATTCCGTCCTGTCGTTCACTGGTTACGGCCAGCTCTCCGGAAAAAACACCGACGACCTGCTCTCGGGAGCCCGCGTCGAAGTCAACGAAAGCAAACGCAATCCGCTGGATTTCGCGCTGTGGAAAAAAAGCAAGCCGGATGAGCCGGCGTGGGAAAGTCCCTGGGGGCCGGGACGCCCAGGATGGCATATCGAATGTTCCGCCATGGGCACGCGCTACCTGGGAGAAACCTTCGACATTCACGGCGGCGGCAAGGACCTGATCTTTCCGCACCACGAAAACGAGATCGCCCAATCCTGCGGAGCCTCCGGCAAAGCCCCGGTCAAATACTGGATTCACAACGGCTTCGTCAATATCGACAAAGAGAAAATGTCCAAATCCCTGGGCAATTTTTTCACCCTCCGGGATATCTACAAACGCCATCATCCGGAGGTATTGCGGCTGTTTTTAATCAGCAGTCATTACCGCAACCCCATCGATTTTTCCGAAAAAAATATCGAAGACGCGGAAAAAGTCCTGATCCGTTTTTACCAAGCGATTGAAGCGGCGGAAGGGGTTCTCGTCGATAAAAAAATTACCGGATTGGAAAAACCGGGCCCGTTGATTAAAAAATTTGAAGAAGCCATGAACGACGACTTCAACACCGCCGTCGCCCTGGCTCACATGAACGAAGAGTTGCGAAATTTGAACCGCTTGCTTATTGAGGCAAAAAATAATCCCGATGCATTAAAGGACCTGAAAACCAGTGTCGCTGCCCTAAAACAAGCGGGGAACGTGCTCGGCCTGCTTTTCAGAATACCCAAAGAGTTCCAAGCGGAAATTTTTCAGCTGAAAAATAAGGAGCTGGGTTTGGACACGGAAAAAATCGAAGCGTTGATCGCCGCCAGAAACTCAGCCCGCCAAGCCAAGGACTGGGGCAAGGCCGATCAATGCCGGGATGACCTCACCGCCATGGGCGTGGTCATTGAGGACACCCCCAACGGCACCGAGTGGAAAATAAAATGA